A genomic segment from Colletotrichum higginsianum IMI 349063 chromosome 5, whole genome shotgun sequence encodes:
- a CDS encoding Peptide synthetase: MQPKPTMAAAPQIRPAIRHRGLLFATAAVAALAVSFRYTAASRRTNEQNQRSSNPHYVSVDRSGGGI; encoded by the exons ATGCAGCCAAAGCCAaccatggccgccgcgcccCAGATCCGCCCCGCCAT CCGCCACCGCGGCCTCCTCTTCGCaacggccgccgtcgccgccctcgccgtcagCTTCCGGTACACTGCCGCCTCGAGGCGGACGAACGAGCAGAACCAGCGCTCCAGCAACCCCCATTATGTGAGCGTCGACCGGAGCGGAGGCGGCATTTAG
- a CDS encoding Integral membrane channel protein, with translation MFSSLLRPKQSNRSRRVDRLHERQSPSPGPAYRHYVGEPPRRASGDFTEGEDDEDDEDEDEEHDGIGHSGDDPENIEDEDHAHRSMPVLPLFSETYLADRDPPDSLPIYSITHAIRIIIQTRTETTLTWDQIRSPQVSQFLVKPMQQQIRTQQFNRATLYCLMANCLQFNKEGQMYPGNAGISYTRALVCELLALKLLKEYNTRQLIDALSYDFYPLQGLPGAQPANAPKADPRNKARLTAARTSTLEVAIRASAKHFLAHPLVVQQLEAIWNGAISFYSSADSLHREPPASPTGTKPDARTPLLGAHNQKEGQQQSIPGRRSVILYDPRQASLFKLSRLRVPRYRFFLSTLSLLVLIGLFLAVLAQRSARISSLELIFWFWSAGFMLDELVGFNEQGFSLYIMSFWNAFDLGILLLLIVYYFMRVYGVFLVDAKHWNDSAYDVLAANAILLLPRIFSVLDHYQYFSQLLIAFRLMAVDLAAVCILILISCSGFFVFFTLADSNNDAADIAFRIFQILMGFTPAAWEVWPGYNWLERGLMAFFLIICHFVVVTILITVLTNSFMKIASNAREEHQFLFAINTISMVKNDALFSYVAPGNIFAWLLMPLRYCMPLRQFVKLNRTIIKATHFPLLLFIFLYEKYWLAPSMYEPTDLVENHHHGRDRTISFADPASRSALFSPNIRVREESLTGYQKDHALEEVFRRGPGFATLRNQRRNERKKTQHAVRNWMDRNDEVSASPHLSQWPTLDGSQSIRPDWHRRLSLSRELRTQRSRQISDVRSAASDPADLISQPAIGSFFRGIAAATQAKEEENQQTDADGDDELVTNDEEEEEDIATNAGDSRRGPVIHQTSIDDYFNSTPTTKRFAPPTTSSSLGSSGRPSVSATPRSARRMPHSRTMSTNTILYAPQELRRPASSSSHSPDPPPTRARVQNGRPVVVEPATTSGHRSPRRQTYVTNTRPRPILPPRDAVQTAPNRAALTGIDQRLRPNALRRLSSVDLSVLSDNIVPDDPTGGMPSSFQTQMAMALMKDARLGGAGRGADSGDSNRMSKLVLARMKTLEESFADVARELRGLKTTSNSTAPTTRRNSSGEELQKLAALASPEATRQKDSGGEKPKMVRRTTGKRPVSRKSLLDPKSERARGKGKEPAHSSGDESDSESMAPTKRSSM, from the exons ATGTTTTCCTCTCTGCTGCGACCTAAGCAGAGCAATCGCAGCCGACGCGTCGACCGCTTGCACGAAAGGCAATCGCCTTCCCCTGGCCCGGCCTATCGCCACTATGTCGGCGAACCCCCGAGACGCGCATCAGGCGACTTTACTGAgggagaggacgacgaagacgacgaggacgaggacgaggaacaCGATGGCATAGGCCACTCCGGGGACGACCCCGAAAacatcgaggacgaggaccatGCCCACCGTTCCATGCCCGTTCTCCCTCTTTTCTCGGAGACGTACCTCG CTGACCGTGATCCTCCAGACTCCCTGCCCATATACAGCATAACCCATGCAATTCGCATCATCATCCAGACCCGAACCGAAACGACATTAACATGGGACCAAATACGCTCCCCCCAAGTGTCCCAGTTTCTAGTCAAGCCCATGCAGCAACAGATCAGGACTCAGCAGTTCAACCGCGCCACCCTGTATTGTCTCATGGCGAACTGCCTCCAGTTCAACAAGGAGGGCCAGATGTACCCAGGCAACGCTGGAATAAGCTACACGAGGGCTCTGGTCTgcgagctcctcgccctcAAGCTTCTCAAGGAATACAACACCCGCCAACTCATCGACGCCCTTTCGTACGACTTTTACCCGCTCCAGGGGCTTCCGGGCGCTCAGCCTGCGAACGCCCCCAAGGCGGACCCGAGAAACAAGGCACGCCTCACCGCGGCACGAACCTCTACACTCGAAGTAGCTATTCGTGCCTCCGCTAAGCACTTTTTGGCTCATCCTTTGGTCGTACAACAGCTCGAGGCTATCTGGAACGGAGCCATCAGCTTTTACTCGTCCGCAGATAGTTTGCACCGCGAGCCTCCAGCTTCGCCCACCGGTACCAAGCCCGATGCGAGGACGCCGCTGCTGGGCGCTCACAACCAGAAggagggccagcagcagtcgaTACCTGGGAGACGGAGTGTCATTCTTTATGACCCTCGGCAAGCGTCTTTATTCAAGCTGTCGCGCCTCCGTGTGCCGCGCTACAGGTTCTTCCTGTCGACGCTGTCACTTCTCGTCCTTATCGGCCTgttccttgccgtcctcgctCAACGTTCAGCACGCATTAGCTCGCTGGAACTGATCTTTTGGTTTTGGAGTGCCGGGTTCATGCTGGATGAGCTGGTCGGGTTTAACGAACAGGGTTTCTCGCTTTACATCATGAGCTTCTGGAACGCCTTTGATCTGGGGATCCTGCTCTTGTTGATTGTCTACTACTTCATGCGCGTCTACGGGGTATTCCTCGTGGATGCCAAGCACTGGAATGACTCTGCCTACGATGTTCTTGCGGCGAATGccatcctgctgctgccccgTATATTCAGTGTGCTGGACCATTACCAGTACTTCTCCCAGCTGTTGATTGCTTTCCGCTTGATGGCGGTTGACCTCGCAGCTGTCTGCATCCTGATCCTCATCTCATGCagcggcttcttcgtcttcttcacccTTGCTGACAGCAATAATGACGCGGCCGATATCGCCTTTAGAATCTTCCAGATCTTGATGGGCTTTACTCCAGCTGCTTGGGAGGTATGGCCAGGGTACAACTGGCTTGAGAGGGGTCTTATGGCCTTTTTCTTGATCATCTGTCACTTCGTTGTCGT CACCATCCTCATCACGGTCTTGACAAACTCTTTCATGAAGATCGCCTCCAACGCGAGGGAGGAGCACCA GTTTCTCTTCGCTATCAACACAATCTCCATGGTCAAGAACGATGCCTTGTTTTCATACGTCGCACCAGGCAATATTTTCGCTTGGCTCCTCATGCCACTGCGATACTGCATGCCTCTGAGACAATTTGTGAAGCTGAACAGGACCATCATCAAGGCCACGCACTTTCCTCTTTTGTTATTCATTTTCCTGTACGAAAAGTACTGGCTCGCTCCGTCCATGTACGAACCCACGGATCTGGTCGAAAACCATCACCATGGGCGGGACCGAACGATCTCCTTCGCAGACCCGGCGAGTCGATCTGCCCTGTTCAGCCCCAACATCCGGGTTCGCGAAGAATCGCTCACTGGGTACCAGAAGGATCATGCCCTCGAGGAGGTCTTTCGGCGAGGCCCTGGTTTCGCTACATTGCGCAATCAGCGGCGGAATgagagaaagaagacccAGCACGCGGTTCGAAACTGGATGGATCGGAATGACGAAGTCAGCGCCTCCCCCCATCTTTCGCAGTGGCCAACGCTGGACGGCAGCCAGAGTATTCGGCCGGATTGGCATAGGAGACTGAGCCTATCGAGAGAGCTTAGGACGCAACGGTCTCGTCAGATATCAGATGTCAGATCAGCGGCTAGCGATCCAGCCGATCTCATCTCCCAGCCTGCCATCGGCTCTTTCTTCCGGGGAATAGCCGCGGCCACCCaagccaaggaggaggagaaccAACAGACGGACGCAGACGGAGATGATGAGCTTGTCACAAatgatgaggaagaagaggaggacaTCGCGACGAACGCTGGTGACAGTCGTCGGGGCCCAGTCATTCACCAGACCTCAATTGACGACTATTTCaactcgacgccgacaacgaAGCGGTTTGCCCCGCCCACGACATCTTCATCATTGGGCTCCAGCGGAAGGCCGTCCGTGTCGGCCACTCCTCGCTCTGCACGTCGCATGCCTCATAGCCGAACGATGTCGACCAACACCATCCTGTACGCACCACAGGAGCTGCGACGGCCGGCTAGCTCGTCCTCTCATTCACCTGACCCGCCGCCCACCCGTGCGCGTGTGCAGAACGGTCGCCCTGTGGTGGTTGAACCGGCTACGACTAGTGGCCACCGCTCCCCACGCCGGCAGACCTATGTGACCAACACAAGACCCAGACCCATCTTGCCACCTCGAGATGCAGTACAGACGGCGCCGAATCGCGCGGCTCTCACTGGCATCGACCAGCGACTGCGCCCTAATGCTCTCAGGCGGTTGTCTTCGGTTGATCTGAGCGTCTTGTCGGATAACATTGTACCTGATGACCCGACCGGGGGCATGCCTTCGAGCTTCCAAACGCAGATGGCTATGGCTTTGATGAAGGATGCGCGACTGGGAGGAGCGGGACGGGGCGCGGATTCCGGGGACAGCAACCGAATGAgcaagctcgtcctcgcaCGGATGAAGACTCTGGAAGAAAGCTTTGCAGACGTTGCCAGGGAGTTACGCGGGCTCAAGACCACGTCCAATTCGACTGCCCCCACCACGCGGCGCAATTCGTCAGGCGAAGAGTTGCAAAAGCTGGCGGCCCTGGCGAGTCCAGAAGCTACACGGCAGAAAGACAGCGGCGGTGAGAAACCCAAGATGGTAAGAAGGACCACAGGCAAGCGGCCGGTGAGTCGCAAGAGCTTGCTGGACCCCAAGTCGGAGAGGGCTAGGGGCAAGGGCAAAGAGCCGGCGCATTCATCGGGCGACGAGTCCGACAGTGAGAGCATGGCGCCGACGAAACGAAGCTCGATGTAA
- a CDS encoding Carbamoyl-phosphate synthase, producing MAAAIYPPAAARIVGSDDEGLMALELPDGSIYQGYSFGAQKSIAGELVFQTGMVGYPESVTDPSYRGQILVITFPLVGNYGVPSRETVDELLGDLPAHFESSQIHIAGLVAHSYSGEDYSHFLAESSLGTWLKEQGVPAIYGVDTRALTKRLRSQGSTLGRLLLQKKTLTNGTANGHVNGVPSFSIDDFQSVDWVNPNEKNLVAEVSIKAPKLYKPPSSVAVKKHPSGRPIRVLCLDVGMKYNQLRCFLKRGVEVLVCPWDHDLVKQAGDEYDGLFLSNGPGDPAMLETTVKNIQAAMDKTKTPVFGICLGHQLLARASGAKTEKMKFGNRGHNIPCTSMISGKCHITSQNHGFAVDSKSLTADWRELFVNANDGSNEGIAHLSKPYFSVQFHPESTPGPRDTEYLFDVFISTIEDCTTDPKKLNAPVSFPGGTIEENERLHPRVHPRKVLILGSGGLSIGQAGEFDYSGSQAIKALKEEGIYTVLINPNIATIQTSKGLADKVYFLPVNAEFVRKVIQYEKPDAIYVTFGGQTALQVGIQLKDEFEELGVKVLGTPIDTIITTEDRELFARSMESIGEKCAKSASASTIDEAMSSVKDIGFPVIVRAAYALGGLGSGFANNEAELLDLCNKAFAASPQVLIERSMKGWKEIEYEVVRDAQDNCITVCNMENFDPLGIHTGDSIVVAPSQTLSDEDYNMLRTTAVNVIRHLGVVGECNIQYALNPFSREYCIIEVNARLSRSSALASKATGYPLAFIAAKLGLGIPLKDIANSVTKSTCACFEPSLDYVVVKMPRWDLKKFTRVSTQLGSSMKSVGEVMSIGRSFEEAIQKAIRAIDFHNLGFNETKALMSIDDELQTPSDQRLFAIANAMHSGYTVDKIWELTKIDKWFLNKLKGLSDFAKTMTGYTTSDISKSPDILLQAKRLGFSDRQLAKFWSSNEIAVRTLRQEASIMPFVKQIDTVAAEFPAHTNYLYLTYNATESDVSFEDNGIMVLGSGVYRIGSSVEFDWCSVRAIRTLRQDGFKTIMVNYNPETVSTDYDEADKLYFEVISLESILDIYQLENAAGVLGAMGGQTPNNIALPLHRAGIKILGTSPEMIDNAENRYKFSRMLDTIGVDQPTWKELTSFEEAKKFCNAVSYPVLVRPSYVLSGAAMNTVYSEQDLENYLAQAAEVSREHPVVITKYIENAKEIEMDAVAKDGVVIGHFISEHVENAGVHSGDATLILPPQDLEPETIARIEEATRKIGAALNVTGPFNIQFIAKDNDIKVIECNVRASRSFPFVSKVMGVDMIEMATKAITGRPFEAYPPTTIAPNCVGVKVPQFSFSRLSGADPVLGVEMASTGEVACFGVDKYEAYLKALMSTGFKIPKANILLSIGSYKDKKEMLPAIDKLARLGYKLFATAGTADFLQEHNIPVQYLEVLANEQEDQRSEFSLTQHLAKNMIDLYINLPSNNKYRRPANYMSKGYQTRRMAVDYQIPLVTNVKNAKILVEAIARHFGLEIGSRDFQTSHRTISLPGLVNVATFVPGIATPGSKDLQAVTKASISAGFSMVRIMPVGVTGSITDAISLKVAQQSSKQGGYCDFNFSVTATSDNADQISHVTGEVGSLFIPFNHLSGNISKVAAVTTHFDKWPTHKPIVTDAKLTDLASILLLASLHNRRIHVTSVSTKDDIKLISLSKAKGLKVTCDVSIFSLYLSQNDFPDCALLPTEADQAALWAHLSTIDVFSIGSLPYQLASSLGKNADPSVGIADALPLLLTSVTEGKLTVDDIKTRLYDNPKEIFELHEQVGTSVEVEIDRPYAVHNTNGWSPFAGRTMRGSVQRVTFQDKTVCLDGELQPLPALGKDMSTHGALPMSPAIKPQLQSLMHPDSPRDRRPSLFNATRPSKLRSADGYLPNKSMSGFDDLGLPAPLHPIVGSKLQDLLSQPSSWKHHSVLSVSQYTRADLHHLFTVAQQMRLGVQREGVLNVLRGRVLCTLFYEPSTRTSASFDAAMQRLGGRTVAIATSHSSVQKGETLQDTLRTLGCYGDAVVLRHPDENSVDIAKRYAPVPVINGGNGSKEHPTQAFLDLFTIREELGTVQGLTITFVGDLLYGRPVHSLIYLLRDYGVQVQLVSPKGLALPADVRKFLVESGQLLCESEELTPEILSRSDVLYCTRVQKERFPSVEEYEKVKNSYRIDNRTLKSAKRDMCILHPLPRNEEIAPEVDTDQRAAYFRQMRYGLYCRMALLALVMAP from the exons ATGGCGGCCGCCATCTACCCCCCGGCTGCGGCCCGCATCGTCGgctccgacgacgagggcctcATGGCTCTCGAGCTGCCGGATGGCTCCATTTATCAGGGCTACAGCTTCGGTGCTCAGAAGAGCATCGCCGGAGAGCTCGTCTTCCAGACCGGAATGGTGGGGTATCCGGAGTCGGTGACAGACCCCTCGTACCGCGGCCAGATTCTCGTCATCACCTTCCCCCTGGTCGGTAACTACGGCGTGCCTTCACGCGAgaccgtcgacgagctcctgggCGACCTGCCCGCCCACTTTGAGTCCTCGCAGATCCACATCGctggcctcgtcgcccactCGTACTCGGGCGAGGACTACTCCCACTTCTTGGCCGAGTCCTCCCTCGGCACTTGGCTTAAGGAGCAGGGCGTCCCCGCCATCTACGGCGTCGACACCAGAGCGCTCACCAAGCGTCTGAGATCTCAGGGCAGCACCCTAGGTCGCCTGTTGCTGCAGAAGAAGACCCTGACCAATGGCACCGCCAACGGTCACGTCAACGGTgtcccctccttctccattGACGACTTTCAGTCAGTAGACTGGGTGAATCCCAATGAGAAGAACCTCGTAGCTGAGG TGTCGATCAAAGCCCCCAAGCTGTACAAGCCTCCCTCAAGCGTCGCCGTAAAGAAGCACCCGTCCGGCAGGCCCATCCGTGTGCTGTGCCTGGATGTTGGTATGAAGTACAACCAGCTAAGATGCTTCCTGAAGCGTGGTGTTGAGGTCCTGGTCTGCCCCTGGGACCACGACCTTGTGaagcaggccggcgacgagtACGAtggcctcttcctctccaacGGCCCCGGTGACCCGGCCATGCTGGAGACTACCGTCAAGAACATTCAGGCTGCCATggacaagaccaagaccCCGGTCTTCGGTATCTGCTTGGGCCACCAGCTTCTCGCCCGCGCCTCGGGAGCCAAGACCGAAAAGATGAAGTTTGGCAACAGAGGTCACAACATCCCATGCACGAGCATGATCTCCGGAAAGTGCCACATTACTTCGCAGAACCATGGTTTCGCCGTCGACTCCAAGTCTCTGACCGCCGACTGGAGGGAGCTCTTTGTCAACGCCAACGATGGAAGCAACGAGGGTATTGCCCACCTGTCCAAGCCCTACTTCAGTGTGCAGTTCCACCCTGAGAGCACACCTGGACCTCGCGACACCGAGTACCTCTTTGATGTCTTCATCAGCACCATCGAGGACTGCACCACCGACCCCAAGAAGCTCAACGCCCCGGTCAGCTTCCCCGGTGGCACCATCGAGGAGAACGAGCGTCTGCACCCCCGTGTGCACCCCCGCAAGGTGCTCATTCTGGGAAGTGGTGGTCTCAGTATCGGGCAGGCTGGAGAGTTCGACTACTCCGGCTCTCAAGCAATCAAGGCActgaaggaggagggcatcTACACTGTCCTCATCAACCCCAATATTGCCACTATTCAGACATCCAAAGGCCTTGCCGACAAGGTCTACTTTCTCCCAGTCAATGCCGAGTTCGTCCGCAAGGTCATTCAGTACGAGAAGCCTGACGCCATCTATGTCACTTTTGGTGGACAGACTGCTCTGCAAGTCGGTATCCAGCTGAAGGATGAGTTTGAGGAACTAGGCGTCAAGGTCCTGGGTACTCCCATTGAtaccatcatcaccaccgagGATCGCGAGCTCTTTGCCCGCAGCATGGAATCCATCGGCGAGAAGTGCGCCAAGTCTGCCTCTGCCAGCACCATTGACGAGGCCATGTCATCTGTCAAGGACATTGGATTCCCCGTCATCGTTCGAGCTGCCTATGCTCTCGGCGGTCTCGGCAGTGGTTTCGCCAAcaacgaggccgagctgcttGATCTCTGCAACAAGGCCTTTGCCGCCAGTCCTCAGGTGCTTATTGAGCGCAGCATGAAGGGCTGGAAGGAGATCGAGTACGAGGTTGTTCGTGATGCGCAGGACAACTGCATCACGGTGTGCAACATGGAGAACTTCGACCCTCTTGGTATTCACACCGGTGATTCCATCGTTGTTGCCCCCTCTCAAACATTGTCTGACGAAGACTACAACATGCTCCGTACTACGGCTGTCAACGTCATCCGCCATTTGGGTGTCGTCGGAGAGTGCAACATTCAGTACGCCCTAAACCCCTTTTCTAGGGAGTACTGTATCATTGAGGTCAACGCGAGATTGTCGAGATCCTCTGCACTTGCTTCCAAGGCCACCGGGTACCCCTTAGCGTTCATCGCTGCCAAGCTCGGTCTCGGCATCCCCCTCAAGGACATTGCCAACAGCGTCACCAAGTCGACCTGCGCCTGTTTTGAGCCCTCGCTCGACTACGTGGTTGTCAAGATGCCCCGTTGGGACCTGAAAAAGTTTACCCGTGTTTCCACTCAGCTAGGCTCTTCCATGAAGAGTGTTGGTGAAGTCATGAGCATCGGCAGAAGTTTCGAGGAAGCTATCCAGAAGGCCATTCGTGCCATCGATTTCCACAACCTCGGATTCAACGAGACCAAGGCTTTGATGTCCATTGATGACGAGCTCCAGACGCCCTCTGACCAGCGTCTGTTCGCCATTGCCAACGCTATGCACTCTGGCTACACTGTCGACAAGATCTGGGAGCTCACCAAGATTGATAAGTGGTTCCTCAACAAGCTTAAGGGCTTGAGCGACTTCGCCAAGACCATGACCGGCTACACCACCAGCGACATCTCCAAGTCCCCTGATATCCTCCTGCAGGCCAAGAGGCTTGGTTTCTCCGACCGTCAGCTCGCGAAGTTCTGGAGCTCCAATGAGATTGCCGTACGTACCCTGAGGCAGGAAGCAAGCATCATGCCGTTTGTCAAGCAAATCGACACGGTTGCTGCCGAGTTCCCGGCCCACACCAACTACCTGTACCTCACTTACAACGCCACTGAGAGCGACGTGTCTTTCGAGGACAACGGCATCATGGTGTTGGGCTCCGGTGTCTACCGTATCGGTTCCTCAGTCGAGTTCGACTGGTGTTCCGTCCGTGCCATTCGCACCCTGCGCCAGGACGGTTTCAAGACCATCATGGTCAATTACAACCCGGAGACCGTGAGCACTGATtacgacgaggccgacaagCTTTACTTCGAGGTTATCAGTCTGGAGAGCATCCTCGATATCTACCAGCTGGAGAACGCTGCCGGTGTTCTCGGCGCCATGGGTGGACAGACGCCCAACAACATTGCCCTGCCGCTGCACCGCGCTGGCATCAAGATTCTCGGCACCTCGCCGGAGATGATTGACAACGCCGAGAACCGTTACAAGTTTTCTCGTATGCTGGATACCATTGGCGTCGACCAGCCTACATGGAAGGAGTTAACCAgcttcgaggaggccaagaagttCTGCAATGCCGTTTCGTACCCTGTCTTGGTGCGACCTTCGTACGTCCTCTCGGGTGCTGCGATGAACACCGTCTACTCCGAGCAGGACCTCGAGAACTATCTTGCCCAGGCTGCTGAGGTCTCTCGCGAGCATCCTGTCGTCATCACCAAGTACATTGAGAACGCCAAGGAGATCGAGATGGACGCTGTTGCCAAGGACGGTGTTGTCATTGGCCATTTCATCTCCGAGCACGTTGAGAATGCCGGTGTCCACTCTGGTGACGCTACCCTTATCCTGCCTCCCCAGGACCTGGAGCCTGAGACGATCGCCAGAATCGAGGAGGCCACTCGCAAGATTGGCGCTGCGCTGAACGTTACCGGCCCTTTCAACATTCAGTTCATTGCTAAGGACAATGACATCAAGGTCATTGAGTGCAACGTTCGCGCATCCCGGTCCTTCCCTTTTGTCTCCAAGGTTATGGGTGTCGACATGATCGAAATGGCCACCAAGGCCATCACCGGCCGGCCATTTGAGGCTTACCCCCCAACCACTATCGCTCCCAACTGCGTGGGTGTCAAGGTTCCCCAGTTCAGTTTCTCGCGTCTCTCCGGCGCCGACCCTGTCTTGGGTGTTGAGATGGCCTCCACCGGAGAGGTTGCTTGCTTCGGTGTTGACAAGTACGAGGCTTATCTCAAGGCACTGATGTCGACGGGCTTCAAGATCCCCAAGGCCAACATTCTTCTGTCTATCGGTTCCtacaaggacaagaaggagatgCTGCCCGCTATCGACAAGCTTGCTCGCCTTGGCTACAAGCTGTTCGCCACTGCGGGCACTGCCGACTTCCTCCAGGAGCACAACATCCCTGTTCAGTACCTGGAGGTTCTTGCCAACGAGCAGGAGGACCAGCGCTCCGAGTTCTCTCTGACGCAGCACTTGGCCAAGAACATGATCGATCTCTACATCAACTTGCCTTCCAACAACAAATACCGACGCCCCGCCAACTACATGAGCAAGGGTTACCAAACGAGACGCATGGCCGTTGACTACCAGATTCCTCTCGTCACCAACGTCAAGAACGCCAAGATCCTTGTGGAGGCCATCGCCCGTCACTTCGGTCTTGAGATTGGCAGCCGCGACTTCCAGACCAGCCACCGCACCATCTCTCTGCCTGGCCTGGTCAATGTTGCTACCTTCGTCCCCGGCATTGCCACTCCCGGCAGCAAGGATCTCCAGGCCGTGACCAAGGCTTCCATCTCCGCCGGCTTCAGCATGGTTCGCATTATGCCCGTCGGTGTCACTGGCTCCATCACGGATGCTATCAGCCTCAAGGTTGCCCAGCAGAGCAGCAAACAAGGCGGATACTGCGATTTCAACTTCTCCGTTACTGCCACCTCTGACAACGCTGACCAGATCAGCCACGTCACTGGTGAGGTTGGATCTCTGTTCATCCCTTTCAACCATCTGTCTGGCAACATCAGCAAGGTCGCGGCTGTAACAACCCACTTCGACAAGTGGCCCACGCACAAGCCCATCGTCACCGACGCCAAGCTGACGGACCTGGCTTCCATCCTGCTCCTGGCCAGCCTGCACAACCGGAGAATCCACGTCACCTCAGTCTCCACCAAGGACGACATTAAGCTCATTTCCCTCAGCAAGGCTAAGGGCTTGAAGGTGACCTGCGACGTGtccatcttctccctctACCTTTCGCAGAACGACTTCCCTGACTGTGCTCTCCTCCCCACGGAGGCCGATCAAGCTGCTCTTTGGGCTCACCTCAGCACGATCGACGTCTTCTCCATTGGCAGCTTGCCGTACCAGCTCGCTAGCTCATTGGGAAAGAACGCCGATCCATCGGTTGGCATCGCTGACGCGCTGCCACTTCTGCTCACCTCCGTGACTGAAGGCAAACTGACGGTCGACGACATCAAGACTCGTCTCTATGACAACCCCAAGGAGATTTTCGAGCTGCATGAGCAGGTTGGAACCAGCGTCGAGGTTGAGATTGACCGTCCTTACGCCGTCCACAACACCAACGGCTGGTCTCCCTTCGCCGGCCGTACCATGCGTGGCTCCGTCCAGCGCGTGACCTTCCAGGACAAGACAGTCTGCCTGGATGGTGAGCTGCAGCCCCTGCCTGCCTTGGGCAAGGACATGTCGACCCACGGCGCCCTGCCCATGTCGCCCGCTATCAAGCCCCAGCTTCAGTCTCTCATGCACCCCGACAGCCCTCGCGACCGTCGCCCGTCGCTGTTCAACGCCACTAGACCCTCGAAGCTCCGCTCCGCCGATGGCTATCTGCCCAACAAGAGCATGAGTGGTTTCGACGACCTTGGCCTGCCCGCCCCTCTGCACCCGATTGTCGGTTCCAAGCTTCAGGACCTCCTGTCACAGCCTTCGTCGTGGAAGCACCACAGCGTACTGTCGGTCAGCCAGTACACGCGCGCTGACCTTCACCACCTCTTCACCGTCGCCCAGCAGATGCGTCTTGGCGTTCAGCGTGAGGGTGTCTTGAACGTCCTTCGCGGCAGAGTCCTCTGCACCCTCTTCTACGAGCCGTCTACCCGCACCTCGGCCTCTTTCGACGCCGCTATGCAGAGACTCGGTGGCCGCACCGTGGCAATTGCCACCTCTCACTCTTCGGTCCAGAAGGGCGAGACTCTGCAGGACACTCTTCGCACTCTTGGCTGCTATGGTGACGCCGTTGTTCTCCGCCACCCTGACGAGAACAGCGTTGACATTGCTAAGAGATACGCTCCCGTCCCCGTCATCAACGGTGGCAACGGCAGCAAAGAGCACCCCACTCAGGCCTTCTTGGACCTCTTCACCATCCGCGAGGAGCTCGGAACCGTCCAGGGCCTGACCATCACCTTCGTCGGCGATCTGCTTTACGGCCGCCCTGTTCACTCGCTGATCTACCTCCTCCGTGACTACGGCGTGCAAGTGCAGCTGGTCTCTCCCAAGGGTCTCGCCCTGCCTGCTGATGTGCGCAAATTTTTGGTCGAGTCCGGACAGCTCCTGTGTGAGTCGGAGGAGCTCACTCCTGAGATTCTCAGCCGCAGTGACGTGCTCTACTGTACTCGCGTGCAAAAGGAGAGATTCCCGTCGGTGGAGGAGTACGAGAAGGTCAAGAACTCGTACCGCATCGACAACCGTACGCTCAAGTCCGCCAAGAGAGACATGTGCATCCTGCACCCTCTGCCCAGAAACGAGGAGATTGCTCCCGAGGTTGACACCGACCAGCGGGCGGCCTACTTCAGACAG ATGAGATATGGTCTGTACTGCCGCATGGCGTTGCTTGCGCTGGTTATGGCACCATAG
- a CDS encoding pyridoxamine 5'-phosphate oxidase has product MALHPAPEIAPAGSAQNTRADQFTLASLSRASLHPSSPIPQFHDWFTTAQQSHAVPHPETCTLSTASLPSGRVSARMVYLKELDARGGFVVYTNLGTSRKAADLATNKHASLTFWWEALQRQVRVEGVAGRLSPEESQVYFDTRVRGSRLGAWASRQSQVLEPRPGVAGDGEDDGRAQLEDWVREVEERFKGEEKIPVPDFWGGLRIVPERIEFWQGRENRLHDRFVYDKAEGEGEEWTINRLSP; this is encoded by the exons ATGGCTCTTCACCCGGCCCCCGAGA TCGCCCCCGCCGGCTCGGCCCAGAACACGCGCGCGGACCAGTTCACGCTCGCGTCCCTGTCCCGCGCCTCGCTGCAcccctcgtcgcccatcCCCCAGTTCCACGACTGGTTCACGACGGCGCAGCAGTCTCACGCGGTGCCGCACCCGGAGACGTGCACCCTCTCGACGGCATCGCTGCCTTCGGGGCGCGTATCGGCGCGCATGGTGTACCTCAAGGAACTTGACGCGCGCGGCGGCTTCGTTGTTTACACGAACCTTGGCACCTCGCGCAAGGCGGCCGACCTCGCGACCAACAAGCACGCGAGCCTGACCTTCTGGTGGGAGGCGCTGCAGAGGCAGGTCCGCGTTGAGGGCGTCGCCGGTCGCCTGAGCCCCGAGGAGAGTCAGGTCTACTTCGACACGCGCGTCCGCGGCAGCCGGCTGGGTGCATGGGCCAGCAGGCAGAGCCAGGTGCTGGAGCCGCGGCccggcgtcgcgggcgacggcgaggacgacgggcgaGCACAGCTCGAGGACTGGGTGAGGGAGGTCGAGGAACGGTTcaagggcgaggagaagatTCCCGTGCCGGACTTCTGGGGCGGCTTGCGCATCGTGCCGGAGAGGATCGAGTTCTGGCAGGGCAGGGAGAACCGGCTGCACGATCGCTTCGTATacgacaaggccgagggggagggggaggagtgGACCATTAACCGGCTGAGCCCTTAA